The Methylotuvimicrobium alcaliphilum 20Z genomic interval GTCGTTTTTATGGTACAGGTTGTCAGCCTATTGATCTAATCACTTTTGCTTTCAATAAGGTTCTTTATCCTTGCCAACGATTCAAGAAACCGCATACCCGCGACTAAAAAGTCATGTTTCAGTTCGCGATTTGGCTATCATTTATACGCCTAATGTGGATGAATTATCCTTGGCTAATCAAGTAACCCGTGGGGCGGTTGCCCAGTTGGGATTCCTAGTTCTTTTGAAGATTTTTCAACGCCTAGGATATTTTGTTCCAATCAGCCAAGTACCATCGGCTATCATTGAACATATCGCCGGCGTGGCTCAGATTCAACCCGCTATCACTGAGCTGGCCGGCTATGATTCGTCTGGAACGCGCAAGCGCCATTTACAAATCATACGCCAGACACTTCATATCAATTGCTATGACAAGGAGGCCCGCCATATTCTGATGCTGGCCATGAGCCAAGCGGCCAGGACAAAAGAAGAGTTGGCTGATCTTATCAATGTCGGCATTGAAGAATTAGTGCGTAAGAAATATGAGCTTCCCGCCTTTGACACGTTGGTACGCGGAGCTCGCCATGCACGCACCATTCTCTATCGGCAGTTCTATCAGCAAGCGGATGCCAGTCTGAGCACAGAAGAAAAGAAACGCATCGAAATGCTGTTTATAGCTGAACCAGAATCGCGTTTTACACCCTGGAATACGCTCAAGCAGGAACCTGATAGTCCAACCCTAACGAACCTCAAAGTCTGGTTAGATCGGAAGGCCTGGTTGGCCCAGTATCACATTGATCAACAAGTTCTTGCCGATATTCCTGATGTAAAAATCCAGCACTTCGCTGCGGAAGCCAGAACCTTGGATGCCGCGAGAATGTTGGAAATCGAACCCAAAAAACGCTTAACTCTGGCGGTTTCGTTGCTGAAAGTGCAGTCGTATCGAGTGCTGGACGATTTGGCAGAAATGTTCATCAAGCGCATGTCGACCATCCATCAGAAAGGCAAAGATGCCATGGCAGATTATCATGCACGCAACCAACAGCGTGCCGACGAATTAGTACAAACCTTACGCGACTTGGTCATTGCCTACCGCACCGAAGGATCCGCCCAGGATAAGATCACAGCAATTGATGCCTTATTGGCAGATCAAGGTGATGTTATTCTCCAACGCTGCGATGATCATATCGCTCATGCGGGCGACAACTACTTTGTATTTCTGTGGCGCTTCTACAAGAGTCATCGCTCAACACTTTTTCGCCTACTCAGGTGTATCACGGTGCAGACCACTACCCAGGACACAACATTCGTGGCGGCGCTGCATTTTCTGCTAGAGAATGAACACAAGACCGGTGAATGGCTGACAACACCAAAATCCCCCTGTCTTGATCTCTCTTGGATGCCGGAAGCCTGGTGGCGTTTGGTTACAGAGTTGCACAATCATGATGAAATACCAAAACGTTTGCACCGTCGCCATTTCGAACTATGCGTTTTTTCGCAGCTGATGATGGAGCTAAAGTCCGGTGATTTGTGTATCCTTGGAAGCAATCATTACGCCGACTATCGTGACCAGCTCATCTCCTGGGAGGAGTATCACCGCGATATCGCCGCCTATGGTGAAATGGTCGGATTGCCCACCGAAGGCGCTGCTTTCGTAGTGCACATGCAAGCACGATTAACTGAAGTTGCTCAAAAAACTGACCACGCTTTCCCCGATAATACGGATTTGCGTATTGAGAGTGGCGAACCTATTTTACGCCGACCCACGAAAGCAACGACGCCCGCTGGATTACGTAATTTCGAACAACTCGTGGCCGACCGGTTGGAACCCACGCATTTATTGGGTGTGTTACGTGACACCGAACACTGGTTGAACTGGACGCGATTTTTTGGCCCCATTTCCGGCCACAACACCAAGCTCGACGTAATCGTTTAGCCCCCCCCCTGTTCCTATCACGCCAAAACCGGCATAGGCAAACGAGGGACGGGTTGGTTTTTACGGCGTTCGGCCAGTGTTTGAGCAATAAACTCCCAAGGATTCAGGTCTCTCAAACGCGCGGTATCAATCACGCTCGCCAGCAAGGCAACCACGCGACTGCCTTGGGCCGTCCGCGAACCGAAGGTGATTTTGCGCAGCAATACCCAGTGCCGCAAACTGCGTTCCGCGACGTTGTTGGTCAATGGATGCGCCGGCGTTTCGACCACGCGCACGATGGCCTCCCAATCGTTGAGAAATTCGCCGGCTAATTGTCGGCTGTCAACATGCGCGATGTCTCGGTGCGTCTCGCAGAGCGAGCGCAGCAAGGTCAGCAACTGTTGATTCTGCGCCCATAAGGATTCGGCATCCGGCGGCGATTCGCGGAGTCGGTGGATGTTGCGCATCAACAGGATCATGGCCAATAACAAGGCTTCGCCGAAAGCTTGTCCTTCGCTATCCAGGCACTGATACAGTGCTCGGGCCTTGCGCACCAAGTGCGCCCAACAGCGCAAGCGCCTAGGAAAGATGCGATAGACGCTGTAGCCGTCGGTCATCAGTAAGCCGCAAAACGCTTCCCCTAAGAGCTGGTTCACGACGAGACGATGGCGTTTGCCCACTTGATAAATCACCGTCTGTGCGCTGACAAAGACCCAGAGCCAAAATAACTGCCCGGCTTCTTTCCAGGGTGTTTCATCGATATGTAAGAGGCCGGCGGCCTTGAGTTCCGCGATCAACTGCTCGTCGACGACCGGCGCAACGGCACGTCCCGCTTCATGAATGCATTGATTGATGGTGCTGGTGCTGAGGTAGATTCCCAGCCAATCGCGCAAATAGGCTTGGATTCTGCGGCGCGATGCCCGTAGGGACAATGAGAGATAAACCAAAAAGCTAACCAACCGAGGGCCGCACAGATGCCATTCGCTCAGGGCTACGCTCCAGCCATCTTCGTCGGCGCCTCGCCCGGGCTCGGCAAGGGTTTGATGACCGCAGGGACAGGTCGCCGAGAAGTAGTCATGTCGGCTATGTTCGATTTGTAATTTCGGCGATTCGGCGTTGCCGATTTCAAGCTCCAGTTCGAACCGGGCGTTCCAGGGTCGGTAGTCGGTGTTGTCGGCAAACGATTGCCTACACGCGGCGCAGCAATCCGGGCGATGCTCAATTGTCCGTGTCACCGGTAAGGTCAGGTTGCGGCTATAGCCTGGGCTACCGACTTGGCGCCCGGCTTTTTTAGGCTTTCCGCTATCACCGGTCGCCGCCGGAGGTGTTGCCGAGTCCTGGCTAGGTAAGTCATCTGACGAAGACTCAGACGAATCCAGTGCCGACAAGTCGTCCGTTGCCGGCGCTTCTTCCGACGGTTCGGCGCTGGATTGATTCGATTGCCAAGGCTCCCGGGATGACGGCGGACGCGAACTCGTATCCGGGGATTGTTTGAGTCGTTCTCGGGCTTCTTTGAGATCCGCCAACAGTTGCTTACTCAATGGACGCAACTCACCCTCCGGCAAATCATCCAGATAGTCCGTGTCCATTTGGCTAAGGTCTCGGTCGCTCAACGTCATGTCCTATAGCTTTTCATGTTTTAACGTGAGTTGCTACTTTTTTAGTGATGGGGGCTAAACGATTACAGCTCGACAACCCTGTTTCACGTTACCTGACCACTACATTCTGCTATGGTTGCCACCTTGGGCCGGCACAAGCAGCGCGTTCACTGGGTAACGTCGACAGACGGCAACTTTCCTGGATTCATTGGCGGCATATAACAGAGGGAAGCCTTGAAAAAGCGATTCGGGAAATTATCAATGCCTATCACCGTTTCGACCTGCCCAAACACTGGGGGACTGGCAAAAATGCCTCCGTCGATGGCACCATGTGGGATCTGTATGAGCAGAATCTATTATCCGAGTACCACATTCGCTATGGCGGATACGGTGGAATTGGCTATTATCACGTCTCCGACACCTATATAGCGTTGTTCTCAAACTTCATTCCCTGTGGGGTCTGGGAAGCGGTCTACCTGCTTGATGGGTTGCTCAAAAACTTTTCCGACATCCAACCCGATACGATTCATGGCGATACCCAGGCGCAAAGTACACCGGTTTTTGCCCTGGCGTCGCTTCTGGGGATTTCCTTGATGCCCAGAATCCGTAATTGGAAAGATTTAAAAATGTATCGTCCTGACAAAAACAGCACTTACAAGCATATCGATACGCTGTTTTCGGATACCATTGACTGGAAACTGATCCAGACTCATTTGCCGGATATGTTACGGGTAATTCTTTCTATTAAAGCTGGCAGGATTACTGCGTCAACATTGTTGCGAAAATTGGGAACCTACAGCAAAAAGAATAGGCTATATCAGGCGTTTCGTGAGCTTGGGCGCGTTATCCGAACCGAATTTTTGTTGAAATACATCAGTGACTCTGAATTGCGTGTACTTATCCAGGCAGCGACTAACAAAAGCGAGGCATTCAATGGATTTTCGCAGTGGCTAGCTTTCGGAGGTGATGGCACAATATCGACAAATGACCGGGATGAGCAGCGCAAAATCATTAAGTACAACCATCTCGTGGCTAACTGCCTAATTTTCCACAATGTATTCTCTATCAGTCGAGTATTGCAAGATTTACAGCGTGAAAACTATCCGCTGGAACCTTGGCACATAGCCGCACTGAGCCCATATTTGACTTGGCATATCAATCGTTTTGGTCGGTACGATTTGGATATGGAAAAACAGCCACCAGAATTGCTCTACGACCTATGGATACATGAGAGTCAAATCCTTATGGCCCAATAATGAAGGAATCGTTGTCGTACCCCACTTACGCGATCACCCATGACACCGACATCGGCTACGATCTGCAAACCAGCCTCATTATTAGCGACCAAACGGGACAGCCCTTGGCGCCGGTAGCGCAGCGACTGGTTAGCAGCGAAGGGAGTTTCGCGACCTATCAGGAAGCCAACCCTCAACCCATCGTTCAAAATCATTTGGATGAAGTCAGCGACTGCATTCAGTTTTTGGACGGACAAGGTTTTGCCAAGCCATTAGTGCACCTGATTGATCGAGAAGGCGATTCCATCGGCCATATCCGCCGCTGGGAAGCGACGGGTAGCCACTGGCTGGTCCGCGTCAAGGATAATCCCAAAGTGGACTACCAGGCTAAGCCCATGGCTTGTAAAACCGTGGCGCAAGAGCTGGCGTTCAGCAAGACTCGGGAAGTCCGTTATCAGGGTCAAACTTATTGGCAGTGGGTAGCAGAAACAGACGTGGTGCTAACCCGTCCCGCCAAACCGAGTCAGAAGAAAAGCAAAAAGCCGGCTGTGCCTGGCATTCCTGTAGCGGCAAGACTGGTGGTCAGTCGCGTCTTGTCCGACGAAGGTGATGTGTTGGCGGAATGGCTGCTATTGACCAATGTAAAAGATGTCGATGCTTCGACTATTGCGCTATGGTACTACTGGCGCTGGCAAATCGAGTGTTTCTTCAAACTGGTCAAGTCGGCAGGTCACCACCTCGAATCGTGGCAACAGGAATCAGCCATGGCCATTGCCAAACGCCTCTTGGTGGCTAGCATGGCCTGTGTTACGGTTTGGGCCATAGCCGCCGACAAAAGCAAGGAAGCGGCTGAATTAAGACTATTTCTGATCAAGCTCAGCGGCAGGCAAATGCGCCACAACAAGGAGTTTACGAATCCAGCACTATTGTCGGGGCTGTGGGTCTTCCTCTCCATGCTTGAAATCATGGAGGCCTACTCTCAAGAAGAACTGGATAGTTTGAAGGCAACCGCTCAGCAATTTTTAGGAAAAGATGTGTAGATACTTATGGCTATAGGCGAAAAACAGCCCTTCAGAAATTAAAACTTGAGATTGGTCAACTGACTGCTTTGGAGCCTTCCAGTTTGCAGAATCTGGATTTTACTGACTGGCCGGTTTGGAGAAACGCGTCCGGCCGCTTAGGGTCGTAACCTGCCAATTTACCTCAACTTCCGCTTAACATCCGCCAATTCCTTCTTCCGCTGCAAAGCCTGATCGAACGTCTCCCCCGGCTTGGCGTCCTTGGCCACCGAATTACCGTTCAAACGCGCGATCACAGCCACCCTCGTCTCTCCCGGCCTCGCTTCGCGTTCGATATCGGCGTCGGTCAACTGTTGCCTCGGCTTGGGTTGGTTCTTCAGCCCGAACTTAAACTGAAAATGTGTCACGGTCCGGCCTGATTTGCGTTGTCCGTATTCAACCCAAAGATTCGAATGTTCGTTGATCTCGGCGATGGCCGGATCGACAACCCTCTTTTTCAAGTCGGTCAACCGGCTGTATTTATCCTCGACCTGAAATTGCGTTTTAAGCCACTCGACCTCGATTTCTTGTTCGCCGGCAGAACTCCATTGCACCAATAATTCATATAGACGAATAGAATAGACGCTTTCGAAGCGTGCGACATGCTTGAGCTTGGTGAATTCTTTCGAGAGCTGGGATAGGTAAGGAATGATGCCGACCGAGAAGCTGAGCACCAGCTTCCCCTCTCCCGGAACGTAATCGATGCTGCTGATCCAGCGAGTTTTCCGCTGCGTGATTTGTGGGTTACCCGGATCCGGGTGATCGATAATCACGCTGCGCTCGTAGAGTTTTTCGGCTGCTTTCTTGAGATCCCGGTAAGCGTTCGAAAGACTGTCCAGACCAACCAGGTCCGCTACGCCCGAAGCGGTAACCTCGAACCGAAAGTTTTCGGACAGTTCCGCCGTCGAATCGACCTGCGTTATGCACGCCAACAAAACCCGCTGCTCGGCCAGCGTGAGCATGTAACTGGCTTCGACAACCTTGTTCGATTTTACGACGGTTAGGTAAGTGGGCTGATCCAAAATGATATGACGACATAAAGATTTAGATGCCTGACTATACGCCCGAATGATGTCAAATACAACGACAAATAAAGCATCATGTCGTTATGAACGATCAATCTGTCCACTTTTAACGATCAATCTGTCGTCATATCAAAAAAATCTCATCTTCCGGGCAAATAATAAGGTTCAAAATACAGTCCCAGCTTAACTTACACAATATTCCGGACAAAAACGCTTCAATTTTCAAAAGTCGATTAGATTTTTGACCCAACACCAAGACAAAACATTGGCAGCAAGGAAGCCAGTTTGCAGTCAGTGATCAAAGATTTTTCTACGGCAGGAATTAGCCGACTGGGTGAGGTCGCCAGTGACTGCCTTGTAGACATTTAGTCCGCAAAACTGAATTTGGCTGACCGGCCGCTTTGGAGAAGTCCGACCGGCAAAAATGGGACGGAACCTGACAATTTACCTCAACTTCCGCTTAACATCCGCCAATTCCTTCTTCCGCTGCAAAGCCTGATCGAACGTCTCCCCCGGCTTGGCGTCCTTGGCCACCGAATTACCGGTCAAACGCGCGATCACAGCCGCCCTCGTCTCTCCCGGCCTCGCCTCGCGTTCAATATCGGCGTCGGTCAATTGTTGCCTCGGCTTTGGCTGGTTCTTCAAGCCGAATTTAAACTGAAAATGCGTCACGGTCCGGCCGGATTTGCGCTGGCCGTATTCGACCCAGATATTAGAATGTTCGTTGATGTCGGCAAGCGAAGGCTCGACGATGTATTTCTTGAAATCCTTGATCGCCTTGTATTTGTCCTCGACCTGGAAAATCTTTCTTAACCAATCGACTTTAACTTCCCTTTCGCCGGCCGATGCCCATTGCACTAAGATTTCGTAAAGGCGTATCGAGTAGCTGCTTTTGAATTGGGTAACGTATTTGAGCTTGTAAGCGGTGAATTTATCGGATAGCTGGGAAAGGTACGGAATGATCTCGGGCGAGAAGTACAGCGTTATTTTGCCTTCGTTCTTGACGTATTCCTTGCGGTAAATCCAGCGCATTTCGCCGTCTTCGCCATCAATCTTAATCGTGCGGTTATATAGCCTTTCAACGGCCATCTTCATATCGCGGTAGGCATTGCTAGAATCCAGCCCCATGAGGTCGACGATTTCGCTGGCCATCACATGAAATTTATTGTCGGGTTGCAAAGTGCTTTTCGAATCGATTTGGCTAATACAAGCGAGCAAAACCCTCTGTTCCGATAAGGACAGCGTATAAGAAGCCTCTATAATTTTGTTATCTTTGACGACAACGAGATAGTCTTTGCTCAAGCGGCGATATGGGGAAAATTAAAATTTTTTTTCCCTTTATACCGTCAATTTCTCCCTTTATCAATCAAAAAAATTCTTTGCCAGGCACGAAGAGTTTTATCTACGACAAAAACAAATACTTGATTTCCAAATAAAAGGAAACTAAAAAAATATTTTCCTTCAATACAGTC includes:
- a CDS encoding DUF4158 domain-containing protein; amino-acid sequence: MPTIQETAYPRLKSHVSVRDLAIIYTPNVDELSLANQVTRGAVAQLGFLVLLKIFQRLGYFVPISQVPSAIIEHIAGVAQIQPAITELAGYDSSGTRKRHLQIIRQTLHINCYDKEARHILMLAMSQAARTKEELADLINVGIEELVRKKYELPAFDTLVRGARHARTILYRQFYQQADASLSTEEKKRIEMLFIAEPESRFTPWNTLKQEPDSPTLTNLKVWLDRKAWLAQYHIDQQVLADIPDVKIQHFAAEARTLDAARMLEIEPKKRLTLAVSLLKVQSYRVLDDLAEMFIKRMSTIHQKGKDAMADYHARNQQRADELVQTLRDLVIAYRTEGSAQDKITAIDALLADQGDVILQRCDDHIAHAGDNYFVFLWRFYKSHRSTLFRLLRCITVQTTTQDTTFVAALHFLLENEHKTGEWLTTPKSPCLDLSWMPEAWWRLVTELHNHDEIPKRLHRRHFELCVFSQLMMELKSGDLCILGSNHYADYRDQLISWEEYHRDIAAYGEMVGLPTEGAAFVVHMQARLTEVAQKTDHAFPDNTDLRIESGEPILRRPTKATTPAGLRNFEQLVADRLEPTHLLGVLRDTEHWLNWTRFFGPISGHNTKLDVIV
- the tnpC gene encoding IS66 family transposase, with the protein product MTLSDRDLSQMDTDYLDDLPEGELRPLSKQLLADLKEARERLKQSPDTSSRPPSSREPWQSNQSSAEPSEEAPATDDLSALDSSESSSDDLPSQDSATPPAATGDSGKPKKAGRQVGSPGYSRNLTLPVTRTIEHRPDCCAACRQSFADNTDYRPWNARFELELEIGNAESPKLQIEHSRHDYFSATCPCGHQTLAEPGRGADEDGWSVALSEWHLCGPRLVSFLVYLSLSLRASRRRIQAYLRDWLGIYLSTSTINQCIHEAGRAVAPVVDEQLIAELKAAGLLHIDETPWKEAGQLFWLWVFVSAQTVIYQVGKRHRLVVNQLLGEAFCGLLMTDGYSVYRIFPRRLRCWAHLVRKARALYQCLDSEGQAFGEALLLAMILLMRNIHRLRESPPDAESLWAQNQQLLTLLRSLCETHRDIAHVDSRQLAGEFLNDWEAIVRVVETPAHPLTNNVAERSLRHWVLLRKITFGSRTAQGSRVVALLASVIDTARLRDLNPWEFIAQTLAERRKNQPVPRLPMPVLA
- a CDS encoding transposase, whose amino-acid sequence is MKESLSYPTYAITHDTDIGYDLQTSLIISDQTGQPLAPVAQRLVSSEGSFATYQEANPQPIVQNHLDEVSDCIQFLDGQGFAKPLVHLIDREGDSIGHIRRWEATGSHWLVRVKDNPKVDYQAKPMACKTVAQELAFSKTREVRYQGQTYWQWVAETDVVLTRPAKPSQKKSKKPAVPGIPVAARLVVSRVLSDEGDVLAEWLLLTNVKDVDASTIALWYYWRWQIECFFKLVKSAGHHLESWQQESAMAIAKRLLVASMACVTVWAIAADKSKEAAELRLFLIKLSGRQMRHNKEFTNPALLSGLWVFLSMLEIMEAYSQEELDSLKATAQQFLGKDV
- a CDS encoding RepB family plasmid replication initiator protein translates to MDQPTYLTVVKSNKVVEASYMLTLAEQRVLLACITQVDSTAELSENFRFEVTASGVADLVGLDSLSNAYRDLKKAAEKLYERSVIIDHPDPGNPQITQRKTRWISSIDYVPGEGKLVLSFSVGIIPYLSQLSKEFTKLKHVARFESVYSIRLYELLVQWSSAGEQEIEVEWLKTQFQVEDKYSRLTDLKKRVVDPAIAEINEHSNLWVEYGQRKSGRTVTHFQFKFGLKNQPKPRQQLTDADIEREARPGETRVAVIARLNGNSVAKDAKPGETFDQALQRKKELADVKRKLR
- a CDS encoding RepB family plasmid replication initiator protein; translation: MSKDYLVVVKDNKIIEASYTLSLSEQRVLLACISQIDSKSTLQPDNKFHVMASEIVDLMGLDSSNAYRDMKMAVERLYNRTIKIDGEDGEMRWIYRKEYVKNEGKITLYFSPEIIPYLSQLSDKFTAYKLKYVTQFKSSYSIRLYEILVQWASAGEREVKVDWLRKIFQVEDKYKAIKDFKKYIVEPSLADINEHSNIWVEYGQRKSGRTVTHFQFKFGLKNQPKPRQQLTDADIEREARPGETRAAVIARLTGNSVAKDAKPGETFDQALQRKKELADVKRKLR